Part of the Micromonospora rhizosphaerae genome is shown below.
GGACGCTGGTGGTCGTCACGTACTTCATCTCGCTGTTCTTCTGGCCGACCCCGGCGGTGCCGCTGATCGGCGCGGTGCTCATCCCGGTGGCGATTCGCGCGGGTCTGCGGCCGATGGCCGTCGGTCTGGTGGTGGCGATCGCCGGCCAGGGCATGGCGCTCTCCTCCGACTACGTCATCCGGGTGGCCCCGGGGCTGTCGGCGAAGGCGGCGGGGGCGGACGCGAACGTCGTCGCCGACCGCGCCATGGTGCTGTCGCTCGTCGTCGGTGGGGTCGCCCTCGCGGTCGCCTACCTGATGGAGTTCCGCACGATGCGCCGACCGGATCCGGCCCTGCTCGCCGAGTGGGAGTCGACGGCGGACGGCAGCGGTGAACGCGTGAAGGGCCTGGCGGTCACCGAGCGGGAGCGCGAGCTGGTCGGGGCGGGCGACCGGCCGGCCGGTGCCGGGGACGTCCCGTCCCTGCGGGGTGGGCCGCCGACGGTCGGGCACGGCGTCGCGCTGCGGGAGGAGTACGACGACGAGCTGAGCGACCGCGACGACGAGACGGCCGGCGGCTACCGCGGCAACCCGCTGGTCCCGGTCTTCTTCGCCATCTTCGTCCCGGCGGCCTACCTGGCGCTGATCGTGTACATGGCGATCGCCACCTTCTCCGACAGCGTGCCCGATCTTCGCGGCGGTGACGCCGCCGCCCTGGTCGGCGGCATCGCGGCGCTCGTCGTCTTCCTGGCGGCGCTCGCCGGGGACGGCAAGGGATTCCTCGAGAGCTCCGCCGAGCACGTCGTCAACGGACTGGTGTTCGCGTTCAAGGCCATGGGCGTCGTCCTGCCGATCGCCGGCTTCTTCTTCATCGGCAACGGCGACTTCTCCGGCCAGATCCTCGGCACCGCCGACCCGGCGAAGGGGCCGGCGCTCCTGTACGACCTGGTCACGGCGGCCCAGAGCCACATCCCCCACAGCGGCTTCATCGCGGCCTTCGGCATCCTGCTCATCGGCATGATCGCGGGCCTGGAGGGGTCGGGCTTCTCCGGCCTGCCGCTGACCGGATCGCTGGCGGGCAGCCTCGGCCCGGCCGCCGGGATCAGCGCCGGGACGCTCGCCGCCGTCGGTCAGATGGGCAACATCTGGTCCGGTGGCGGCACGCTCGTCGCCTGGTCTTCACTCATCGCCGTCGCCGGCTTCGCCCGGGTGCCGGTGATCGCCCTCGCCCGCAGGTGCTTCATCCCGGTGGTCAGCGGGCTCATCGTGGGCACCATCTTCGCGGTGGTCTTCTTCCCATAGGAGTTGGGCAACACGAAATGCAGGAGGCGGCGGGCAACGATGCCCGCCGCCTCCGCCGTGCCGTGACCGCACAGGCCCTGAACCCGAGAATCCTGAGGGATGGTGGTTGCGCCATCGGAGCGGCGCTGTTCGACATGGCAACGCTTCCCTACGCGCGCGGGAAGGCGCGGCCGCTGCGTGCTGGCCGCCCTGGCACACGGAGCCGGCGTGCTCCACCGGCCGAACTCAATCGGCGGTGACGGCGACGGTGAGCTCCACCTCGACCGGCGCGCCGGACGGCAGGCTCGACACCCCGACTGCCGATCGCGCGACGGCGCCGCGTTCGCCCAGCCAGTCCCGCAGCGCCTCGGACGCCCCGTCGGCGACCGCGGAGTGCTGGGTGAAGTCGGGACGGCAGGCGACGTACACGGTCATCCGCAGGCAGCGCCGCACCCGGTCCAGTCCTCCGACCGCCTCGGCCACCGCAGCGACGGCGTTGCTGGCCGCGAGGCGGGCTGCCGCGCGCACCTCGGCCACGGTCAGAGCCGCGCCTACCAGGCCGCGCACGGCGAGCTGGCCGTCCACCCGAGGGGTCATGCCCGCCGTGTACGCGATGCCCGCATGCACCACCACCGGCACGTAGTGGCCCTGCGGGGCCGGGGGCGCCGGCAGCGTCTCCCCGCCGGCTGGCTCAGCCACCGAGCGCCACCCCGTCCTGCCGGGGGTCGGCGCCACCGGCGAGGCAGCCGAGCCGCCCGTCCACCGAGACCACCAGGGCACTGCCGCCCGCGTCCCACGGCCCCACCACCCGGACCGGGTGGCCAGCGGCGCGCAGCTCCGCGACGGCCCGTTCGCCGAGCCGCGACTCGCAGATCAGCTCGTCGGGCGCCCCCACCACGTCCGCGTCGCTGCCGGGAAACACCGTGAACCGCGGTGCCGACACGGCCGCCTGCGGATCCAGGCCGTGGTCGATCAGGTGCGACAGCACCTGCATGTTCCACTGCACCTGCCCGTCACCGCCGGGCGTGTTGCCGACGTGCCGCAGGGCTCCCCCGGTGTCGGTCACCAGCCAGGCAAGGCAGGTGTGCAGCGGACGGCGCCGCGGTCGCACCTGGTTCGGGTGGCCCTCGACCAGGTACGCGCCGCGCCCCAGTCGGTTGTTGAGCATGATGCCGGTGCCCGGGATGGTGATCCGGGCGCCGAAGGTGAAGGCGAGCGAGTGGATGAAGCTGACCGCGCGGCCGTCGCCGTCGACCGCGACGGTCGTCGTGGTGTCCCCGTCCGGCGTCAGCCCGGCCGTGGCAAGCGGATGCCCTCCGGCGGCGAGCTTCGCCCGTACGTCCGCTACGGCCTCGGGACGCAGCAGCGCCCGCCAGGCGTCCGTGTCGGTGCCGCACCGGTCCCAACGGTCCCGGAAGGCCTCCCGAGCAGCTCCGGCGAGCCAGCCGACCGCGTCGGCGCTCAGCGACGGCAGCCCGGAAAGCATCCCGTCGCAGACGGCCGCCTGCTGCAGCACCATCCAGCCCGGCGTGGGCAACGGTGTCGTGTGCACGACCAGGTCGCCGTACCGCCCGACGATCGCCTCGCCCTGCAGCGGGATGCCGGAGGCCGCCCACTCGTCGCCGCTGAACGGAGCACCTGCCACTGCCAGCGCGGCCACCGCGCGCTCGGCCAGTTCGCCCGTGTAGAGGGCGCGGGGATCGGCCGCCAGCAGCCGAAGTGAGTCGGCGAGCTCCGGCTGTGGGAGCCGTTCGCCGACCTGCGGCGCCCGACCATCGCGCAGGAACGTCCGTCGGGCCCCATCGTCGGCGCCCAGCTGCGCCTCGTGTTCGAGGATGTCCGCCCGGGTCTTGCGGGTGCAGGGCAGACCGCGTTCGGCGGCGGCGATCGCCGGCGCCCACAACTCGGGCAGGCCGCGCGTCGCCCCGCGGGCGTGCAGCGCGGCGATCGCGGCCACCGCGCCCGGAGCCGCCACGGCGAGCGCCCCGGTGAGTGGAATCGCGGACCGGCCCTGCGCCCGGTAGAACGCCAGGTCGCCGCCGTCCGGCCCGTACCCGCTGCCGTTGATGGTCCACACCGACCCGTCCGGCTCCCGAACCACGGCGAAGGCGTCGCCGCCGACGCCGCACTGGCCCGGCAGCGCCAGCCAGGACATCGCGGCCATCGCCACGGTCGCGTCGATCGCAGTGCCGCCGGCGGCGAGCACGCGGTGACCGACGGCACTGACCGCCGGGTGGCTCGAGACTGCCATGTGTTCGCCGGCGAGGACCGGGTTGCGGGTCGGTGCCGGCCAGTCCGCGCTCACGCCCGTCACCTGACCGGTTTGCGTCGCCGCGGGCCACCGGACGCGATGTCCTCCGGCGTCACGCCCACGTAGACCTGCCCGTCCTCTTCCCGCACGGGAAACGTCTTGATCGGTTCGGTGGCGGGCGGGCAGACCGGCTCGCCCGTCTCCAGGTCGAAGACGCTGCCGTGGCAGGAGCACCCGATGCCGTCGTCGACCAGCTTGCCCGACGACAGCAGGCAGTCCAGGTGCGTGCAGTAGTTCGACGTCGCGTACGCCTTGCCCTCGAAGCGGGCGACGCACAGCTCCAGGGTGTCGGCGTAGAAGCGGCGGACGTACCCGTCGGGCACCTGACCGGAGCGGGCGACGCGGACGAATCGGACGGCGCCCGGCTCCGCTCCCGCGGCCGCGGTGCCGGTGACCTCGGGCGTGCTCATGAGCCCACGTAGACGGTCTTGTCGACGGTGTAGAAGTGCATCATCGTCTCCCCTGCCTGTTCCTTGAACGTCTGCGTGCTGGAGTTCTTCAGCCCACCGAAGGGGGCGTTCATCGCCATGCCCGTCGTGGGCTGGTTGACCTTCACCAGGCCGCTGTCGACCCGACGGGCGAAGTCGAGCGCACGGCCCAGGTCGCGGGTGACGATCCCGGCCGACAAACCGTACGCCGTGTCGTTGGCGACGCTGATCGCGTCGTCGAAGGAGCCGACGCGCAGCACGCTCAGCACCGGCCCGAAGATCTCCTCCTGCGCCAACGGCGACGACGGGTCGACGTCGGTGAACACCGCCGGGCGGACGAAGTTGCCGTGTTCCAGGCCCGGGCCGAGCGGCTCGTCGCCGGCGCGGAGGCGGGCGTTGGCGGTCGCGGCGAGATCGAGGTAGCGCTGGGTCTTCTCCAGTTGGGCGCGGGTCGCGAGGGGGCCCATCTGCACGCCGTCACCGAGCCCGTCACCCACCCGGCGGGCGCGGGCGAGGGCGACCACCCGCTCGACGAGCGCGTCGTGCACGGCCTCGTGGACGATCAGTCGGCTGGTGCCGGTGCACGCCTGGCCACTGAGGCCGAACGCCCCGCGGACCACGATGTCGGCGGCGCGGTCCAGGTCGGCGTCCTCCAGCACGATCACCGGGTTCTTGCCGCCCATCTCCAGCTGGCAGCGCTGGCTGGGACCGACGGCGCGGTGGATGGCCGCCCCGACGTCGTACGAGCCGGTGAAGGTCACCGCACCCACCCGCGGATCCGCGACCAGCGCCGCGCCGGCCTCCCCGCCACCCTGCACGAGGGACAGTGAACCAGCCGGGACCCCCGCTTCGAGCAACGCCTCGACCAGCCGCTGCCCCGTCAGCGGGGTCACCTCGCTCGGTTTGAACACCACGCCGTTGCCCGCCGCCAACGCCGGGCCGAGCTTGCGGGACGGGATGTTCAGCGGGAAGTTCCACGGGGTGATGGCCACGACGACCCCGACTGGTTCCCGGGAGGTGTAGACGAGGCTGCCGTCGCCCGTGGCGTATGTGCGACCCGCCACGCGAAGCGCCTCGCCCGCGTAGAACCGGAGGTTGGACGGGGTCCGGCGGGTCTCGGTGAGCGCCTCGGCCAGCGTCTTGCCCTCCTCGCGGACCAGGTCCCGGGCGAGGTCGTCGGCGCGGGCGGCGAGGATGTCCGCGGCCCGGTACAGGACAGCCGCTCGCGCCTCCGGGCCGCGCTCCGCCCATTCCCGGTAGCCGGCCGCGACCGCGGAAACCGCATCGTGCGCGTCCTTCGTGTCGGAATCCGGGAAGACCGCGACGACCTCACGCTCGTCAGCCGGGTTCCGCCGCTCGCGGGTACGCCCGCTGGCCGAGCCCACCCACTCGCCACCGATGAAGTTGCCCTTCACAGTTGCTCCTCCAACGCCGTCAGCTCGGCCAGGTCGACGTCCTCGTCAGCGAGGATCCGCGGATCGACGCTGACCTGTCCGGCGATCAGCTCCTTGGCGACGAGGACGTCCGCGCCGCGGTCGACGGCGAACGCCGCCCGCACCAGCCCGTCGCGCAGATAGAAGGCCGAGAAGTCGCACTCCTCGACCGAGCCGCGCACGACCAGCTCATCCCAGACCGGCGCGTGGCCGGTGTACTGCAGATTGTGGTCGTACTGGTCCGACCAGAACCAGTGCGGATCGGTGTACGACGTGGTCCGGCCGATCATGTTGTTGGCGGCGGCGGTCGCCTGCCGGCTCGCGTTGTCGAAGTGCTCGACCCGGATCCGCTCCCCGAAGAGCGGATGCCAGTGATTGGCCACGTCACCCGCGGCGTACACGTTCGGCACCGCGGTCCGGCAGTACTCGTCCACGAGGATGCCGTTGTCGACGGCGAGGCCCGACTGCTCGGCGACGGTCGTGTTCGGCGTGATGCCGATGCCCACCACCACCAGGTCGCCCTCGATGCGTCCGCCGTTGGTGGTGACGACGACGCCGGTCGGTGTCTCGACGACGGACTCGACGGACTCGCCCAGCCGCAGCGTGACCCCCTGCCGCCGATGGATCGCCGCGCAGGTGGCCCCGATCTCGTGCCCGAGTACGCGCTGCAGCGGCACCTCAAGCGCCTCCACCATCGTGACGTCGGCACCCTTGCCGCGGCTGGTGGCGGCGACCTCGGCGCCGATGAAACCGGCGCCGATGACGATCACGTGTACGCCCGGACGGAGCTGGGTGCGCAGGCGGTCGGCGTCCCGCCGCGTGCGAAGGTAGTGGATGCGTTCACCGGTGACGCCGGGCAGCCGGCGTGGTCCTCCGCCGGTGGCGACGAGGACGGCGTCCGCGGCGACCTCCGTGCCGTCGGCCAACTCGACCACCCCGCGCTCGGGCCGGATTCGGACGACCGGCTGGCCGAGCCGCAGGTGCACGTCGTTCTTCGCGCACCAGTCCGCCGGCAGCAGGTGCAGACCGCAGTCGTCGTCGCCGGCGAGGTACTCCTTCGACAGCGGCGGCCGCTGGTACGGTCGTTCCGGTTCAGCGCCGAGCAGCTCGATCCGGCCGTCGAAGCCGCGCCGTCGCAGGGTACGAGCGGCGACCGCCGCGGCCTGACCGGCTCCGATGGTGACAATCGTCCTGGTCATCGGCGTCTCACCCCGCAGCCGTGGTCGTGTACGGCGCGACGTCGGCGTCCGTTCGGCCGGGGCGCGGCCGCAGGTTGACGTAGATCTTGTCGTTCGCCACCCGGACGTCGTACGTCGGCTGGCATTCGATCTGGTCCGCCGCCTCCCCGGTGGCCGGGTCGAAGGACCACTGGTGGCCGGGGCAGATGATTCGCCCGTGCAGCACCGTCCCCTTGCTCAGCGAGCGTTGCTTATGGACGCAGACGTCGTGCAAGGCGAAGACCCGGCCGCCGACGAGGAACAGCGCGATCGGTGTGCCGCCGACGACCACCTGCTTCTTCTTGCGGCGCCCGAGCTCGGACAGCTCGGCGACGAGCACCCACTCGACGGGGTTAGGCTCGCTCACTCCCGACTCCCTCCGTGTCTGAAACGGTTGCGGAACTCCGGCCGCAGATGCCAGAAGGGTGGGCCAACCAGTGGACCCACCCGTCCGGCGGTTTCGATCAGGCGCTGACCAGGTCCGGCGCCACGTAGGTGTCGTAGAGCGCCTTGGTGTAGGAGAAGCGCATCTCCGCGCCCCAGCGGACGAACTGCAGCGATCGCTGCTGCAGTTCGGGGGTGTTGGCGTGGTCCAGGACGATCTGGTAGCCGCGCTCGCCGTGCACCTCGTCGGAGGTGATGTGCAGGTCGAAGAACTCGATCTCGTCCTCGGTGAAGCCGTACACCTCGCGCAGCGGGACGATCTGCTTCTTGTAGATGCTGGGCACCTGGGACTCGAGGCCTACGACCAGCGCCGCGGTCGCCACCGCGAAGTGCTCGCGCATGGCCGTGGCGTAGCACCACGCCTGAAGGCCGCGGGTCACCGCGTTCATGTTGTTCGGGTCCTCGATCCGCTCCCGCGTCGTCCCGCAGGCCTCGGCGAAGCGGATCAGCAGGTCGGTGTGGCGGATGTCGGCCAATTCCTCCTCGTACATGTTCTGCAGAAGGAAGTCCTTGGCGTCCGTGCAGGGCTCGGGGGTGTTGGCGTAGACGTAGCTCAGGTAGTCGGCGAACGGGCCCACGTAGTGGTAGTGGTTCTCCGCCCAGCGGGCGAAGTGGTGCCGCTCCAGCTTGCCATCGGCCCATGCCTGGCTGAACGACGCGTTCTTGGCCTCTCTGCCCTTGATCGCGTCCTCGAGGGCAGCGCGGAACTTGTCGCGGGAGAGCAGCTCGGTCATCTGGTCGCCTCTCTCTGTGGTGCGGTCCCGGCAGCTCGGCGTGGCGCCACGGGAGTCTCTGGGGTGTCACCAACGCTAGGGAGCCGACGACCAGCACCACACGGTAAAGGTGCACATCGTTCGCCGTAGTCTTCTGTGCAGAAAGCCCACGGCGTTGGCGGCGACCGTTTTGTCATCGTGAGCCGATGCCGACGATGAACAGCACGCACCCGCGCCGATTCAGGTGGACGCCGGCGGCGGCGTCGCGGAGCAGCCACCAGCAGCGTCGGTGGCGGGAGTGGATGGCCGTCGTCCTGGCGGTGAACAGCGGAGCGACCGACGCCATCGGGTTCCTGGCGCTGGGCGGAGCCTTCACCAGCGTGATGACCGGGAACATGGTCCTGCTCGGGGTCGCCCTGGCCGGGGCGGACGGTGCGCTGGCCCTACACACCGGGGCGGCGATCACCTGTTTCATCCTCGGCTGCTCGCTCGGCACACGCATCGCCGGCACCCCGAGATCCGACGACCCGGTCTGGCCCCCGGCGGTGACCCGCGCGCTGGCCGTCGAGGGTGTGGTGCTCGCCGGGTACGCGATGGGCTGGTGGTTGAGCCGCGGCCACCCGTCGGGACAGCTGCAACTGGCGTTGCTCGTTCTCAACGCCCTCGCGCTCGGCATCCAGAGCAGCACGGTCCAGCGGTTCGGCGTGGCGGGACTGTCGACCACCTATCTCACCGGGACGCTCACCACCGTGATCGCACGACTCACCTCCGGGCACCGACTGCGCGACGTCACGCAGAGCGTCCTCACCCTGCTGGGGCTGATCGCGGGCGCGGCGCTCGGCGGGTTGCTCGCGGTACGCGCGCCGGTGTGGGCGCCCCTGGTACAGCTGGGGAGCCTCGGCATCGTCCTGGCCGCGGCCGTCGCGGCCATCCGGCCGGCACCAGACCCAGACCTCGTTCGTCGCTGACTCTCGGCGCCGGCCTCACCCTGGCACCGATCCCGCTGCTGCTGTCCCCACTGCCGGGCGCGACCTGGACGAGCTGGCACCACAGCCCCGCCCGGGCGATCTCACGGTGCTCGGTGCTGGACAGCAGGCTCCCCGGGCGCCACCCGCCCCGGCCAACGAAGGCAGTTGGAGGTCAGCGCAGTGAGTGTCAAGGTGAATAGGACCCCCGTCGGCTGTCCGGTTGGCGTCGCAGACCTATCCGTCGACCCGAGCACTGGTCACGCTGAGTATCGAGGGGAAGGAGCGTCACCATGTCGGACATGGCGGAGCGGCCCTCCGGCCACCGGCGCGCCAGGGCGTCAAGGACGAGGGTCTTCGAGGAGTCGTCGAACGTTCACGTCGGCCGCGGCCCGGACGACCGGGTGCGGGTGCTGCGGCATCCGCGGGTGGAGTTCTCCGCCGAGCGCGTCGGGCTGGCGGAGGCCTCGCCGCGGGAGCTGGCCGACGCGTACGTGCGCGAGATCGTGCCGATGTACGACCTTCCCGACGAGCAGGTGGACGATCTCACGGGGCCGGTCCGGCGCCTGCCGGTCGACGAGGGCACCCGACTCAAGCTCGCCGAAGAGAAGACCGTCCTTGACACGGTCGTGGTGTCGTATCAGCAGACCGTGCTGGGGCTACCGATCTGGCAGGCGGCCCTCCAGGTCCGCCTGTACGGTGAACCGCTGCGGGTCGCCAGCTCCGACAGCACGGTGCACTACGACGTCCAGGTCGAGACGCCGCCCTCCGACACCCTCGGCCCAGCGACCACCGAAGGGTCGGCGCTGCGCGAGGCGCTCGGTCTGGACGAGCAGGCCGGGCAGGGGCTGCGGATCAACGACACGCGGTTGCTCGTCTATCGCTACGACCCGGCTGAGCGGCTCGACCCGAGCGCCGCGGTCGAGAACCTCCAGGCGGAGGCGCCCACGCTGCCGCTGCCCCCGGTGCCCGAGGGCATCGAGCCGGGGCAGCACTACGTCGTACGTGAGGTGCTGTTCAGCCTGTCCCTGCCGGGATGGGGGGACCTCAACTGGCGTTTGTTCATCGAACCGCGGACGGGGGCGGTGCTCTACCTGCGTGCGCTGGTCGCCTCGGTCACGGCGTGCGTGTTCGCCACCGACCCGGTCACGGCGAGCGGGAACCCGCTCACCGGTTGCTCCGCGGCGGCGGACCTCGACGTGGTGCGCGCGACGGTGACGCTGCTCGGTCTCGATGCCCCCAATGCCGGAGTTCAGGCCCTGCGGGGCACGTACGTCGAGGTCAGGGACACTGACGCTCCCGCCGTGGTGCCGCCGACCACCACCGCTCCCTTCTCCTTCTGCTACTCGGCCGTCAGTGACGATTTCGCCGCCGCGAACGCCTACTTCCACTACGACGCGCCCTACCGCCTGGTAGAGAGCATGGGATTCAACGTGTTCAGCTACTTCGACGGCACGACCTTCCCGATACCGGTCGATCACCAGGGCTTCGGCAACGCGGTGAACGCGCAGGCCGCCGGGAACGTTATGGGCAACGGGATGGGGCGCTTCCGCAACGGATTGGCCGCCGGGGGCTGCCCGGTGGGCATCGCAGTCGACGGCCGGGTCGCCCTCCACGAGTTCGGCCACGCCCTCCTGTGGGACCACGTCAACTCGCCGAACTTCGGGTTCTGCCACAGCGCCGGGGACACCCTCGGCGCAATCCTGTCCGACCCGGGCTCGTTGGCCCCCGACCGGTTCGTCACGTTCCCCTTCGTCAACATCGGTCGGCGCCACGACCGTGACGTCGCCGCCGGGTGGGCCTGGGGCGGCATCCAGGACGACACCCAGTACGGCAGCGAGCAGATCCTCTCCACCCTGCTCTTCTGGGTGTATCGCAGCACCGGCGGTGACGACCCGGTCCGCGCGGTCCAGGAGTTCGCCGCCCGTTACCTCGCCTTCCTCATCATCAAGGCGATCGGCACGCTCACCGTCACGACCACCAATCCGGAGATCTACGCGACGGCGCTGATGGACGCCGACGAGAGCACGCTCAACTTCGAAGGTCACCCCGGCGGCGCCTGGCACAAGGTCATCCGGTGGAGCTTCGAGCAGCAGGGTCTCTACCAGCCGGCGGGCGCGCCCACCCCGGTCACCCAGCCCGGCGATCCGCCCGCCGTGGACGTCTACATCGACGACGGACGTGCCGGTACCTACGCCCCATACCTGGCCGACTTCACCGCCACCGGCGATGTCTGGAATCGGCAGCTGCCGGACGGTGGCGCGGCGCACGAGGAGCCGCTGGCCGGATTCCCGAGCTACGCCTACGTCAGGGTCGGCAACCGCGGCACCCAGGAGGCGACAGACGTGGCGGTGAAGCTCTACCGGTCCGATCCGGCCACCGGACTCGCCTGGCCAAACGCCTGGACCCCGACCGACACGCCGGAACTGGCGGCCACCGGCCCGGTTCCGCCGGGCGGCCAGACGGTGCTCGGTCCGTTCACCTGGAACACACAGTCGGCTGGCGTGGCCTGCCTCCTGGCGAGCGCATCGGCAACCGGTGATCCGAGCAACGCGGACACGGTCAACGGCTCCCTACCGAACTGGCGGCTGGTGCCCTTCGACAACAACCTCGCCCAACGCAACGTCACCGCGGTCGTGGCGGATCCGTGTGAACAGATGGAACGTCTCGCCGAGTACATCGGCACCCTCGGTCTCACGCAGGGCCTCGAGCAGAGCCTCACGGCGAAGCTGCACAACGCCCGGCGCGACTGCGAACGCGGGCACACCACGCCCGCGTGCAACAAGCTGGGCGCGTTTGCCAACGAGGTGAGGGCGCAGACCGGCAAGGGCCTCACGGCAGCCCAGGCGCAGGTGCTTCTTGGACACAACGACGGCATCAGGACCGCCCTCGGCTGTTGAACGCCGCCGGGGCGGGCAGCAGAGACGGGTCATGCGAACCGCACGGTCACGTCTCCGATGCCCGAGAAGACCGCACGCCAGGTGCCCGGACCCGGCTCGCTCTGATTGCAGAAGGACCCCGTGATCACCCGTTGGCCGGCTTCGAGTCCGCGGCCGTACCGGTGCAGCAGCGCGCAGAGGCGCGACAGTGACAGGAACGGATCGTCCATGGAAGTTCCCGGGGTACGGGTGGCGACCAGGGCGTCGTCGTGCCAGAGGTCGACCGTGGTGTCGGTGAGGGCCGACACCGCGGGCGCCTCCGACCCGACCACGATGCCCCAGTTGCCCAGGCCGTCGGCAATGGTGGTCGGGCTGTCCGCTCCGGCGCTGAGCCGGATCTCGTTCAGCTCGAACGCGGGCGCGACCGCTCGCACGGCAGACCTCGCCGCCACCGGATCGATGTCGTCACCGCGCAACGGC
Proteins encoded:
- a CDS encoding Rieske (2Fe-2S) protein gives rise to the protein MSTPEVTGTAAAGAEPGAVRFVRVARSGQVPDGYVRRFYADTLELCVARFEGKAYATSNYCTHLDCLLSSGKLVDDGIGCSCHGSVFDLETGEPVCPPATEPIKTFPVREEDGQVYVGVTPEDIASGGPRRRKPVR
- a CDS encoding NAD(P)/FAD-dependent oxidoreductase, translating into MTRTIVTIGAGQAAAVAARTLRRRGFDGRIELLGAEPERPYQRPPLSKEYLAGDDDCGLHLLPADWCAKNDVHLRLGQPVVRIRPERGVVELADGTEVAADAVLVATGGGPRRLPGVTGERIHYLRTRRDADRLRTQLRPGVHVIVIGAGFIGAEVAATSRGKGADVTMVEALEVPLQRVLGHEIGATCAAIHRRQGVTLRLGESVESVVETPTGVVVTTNGGRIEGDLVVVGIGITPNTTVAEQSGLAVDNGILVDEYCRTAVPNVYAAGDVANHWHPLFGERIRVEHFDNASRQATAAANNMIGRTTSYTDPHWFWSDQYDHNLQYTGHAPVWDELVVRGSVEECDFSAFYLRDGLVRAAFAVDRGADVLVAKELIAGQVSVDPRILADEDVDLAELTALEEQL
- a CDS encoding gamma-glutamyltransferase family protein, producing the protein MSADWPAPTRNPVLAGEHMAVSSHPAVSAVGHRVLAAGGTAIDATVAMAAMSWLALPGQCGVGGDAFAVVREPDGSVWTINGSGYGPDGGDLAFYRAQGRSAIPLTGALAVAAPGAVAAIAALHARGATRGLPELWAPAIAAAERGLPCTRKTRADILEHEAQLGADDGARRTFLRDGRAPQVGERLPQPELADSLRLLAADPRALYTGELAERAVAALAVAGAPFSGDEWAASGIPLQGEAIVGRYGDLVVHTTPLPTPGWMVLQQAAVCDGMLSGLPSLSADAVGWLAGAAREAFRDRWDRCGTDTDAWRALLRPEAVADVRAKLAAGGHPLATAGLTPDGDTTTTVAVDGDGRAVSFIHSLAFTFGARITIPGTGIMLNNRLGRGAYLVEGHPNQVRPRRRPLHTCLAWLVTDTGGALRHVGNTPGGDGQVQWNMQVLSHLIDHGLDPQAAVSAPRFTVFPGSDADVVGAPDELICESRLGERAVAELRAAGHPVRVVGPWDAGGSALVVSVDGRLGCLAGGADPRQDGVALGG
- a CDS encoding RidA family protein: MAEPAGGETLPAPPAPQGHYVPVVVHAGIAYTAGMTPRVDGQLAVRGLVGAALTVAEVRAAARLAASNAVAAVAEAVGGLDRVRRCLRMTVYVACRPDFTQHSAVADGASEALRDWLGERGAVARSAVGVSSLPSGAPVEVELTVAVTAD
- a CDS encoding 2-keto-4-pentenoate hydratase, which gives rise to MYDEAVVRSFLRARVDGVADAGTNAAGCDVHAALGLQLAVLDRLVAAGDRLAGWKVGLTSGPRRDAMGTGFRPFGYVLESRTFSSGDVVERDRIRSCYLEPELCLVLGAPLRGDDIDPVAARSAVRAVAPAFELNEIRLSAGADSPTTIADGLGNWGIVVGSEAPAVSALTDTTVDLWHDDALVATRTPGTSMDDPFLSLSRLCALLHRYGRGLEAGQRVITGSFCNQSEPGPGTWRAVFSGIGDVTVRFA
- a CDS encoding YoaK family protein, producing MPTMNSTHPRRFRWTPAAASRSSHQQRRWREWMAVVLAVNSGATDAIGFLALGGAFTSVMTGNMVLLGVALAGADGALALHTGAAITCFILGCSLGTRIAGTPRSDDPVWPPAVTRALAVEGVVLAGYAMGWWLSRGHPSGQLQLALLVLNALALGIQSSTVQRFGVAGLSTTYLTGTLTTVIARLTSGHRLRDVTQSVLTLLGLIAGAALGGLLAVRAPVWAPLVQLGSLGIVLAAAVAAIRPAPDPDLVRR
- a CDS encoding aldehyde dehydrogenase family protein; the encoded protein is MKGNFIGGEWVGSASGRTRERRNPADEREVVAVFPDSDTKDAHDAVSAVAAGYREWAERGPEARAAVLYRAADILAARADDLARDLVREEGKTLAEALTETRRTPSNLRFYAGEALRVAGRTYATGDGSLVYTSREPVGVVVAITPWNFPLNIPSRKLGPALAAGNGVVFKPSEVTPLTGQRLVEALLEAGVPAGSLSLVQGGGEAGAALVADPRVGAVTFTGSYDVGAAIHRAVGPSQRCQLEMGGKNPVIVLEDADLDRAADIVVRGAFGLSGQACTGTSRLIVHEAVHDALVERVVALARARRVGDGLGDGVQMGPLATRAQLEKTQRYLDLAATANARLRAGDEPLGPGLEHGNFVRPAVFTDVDPSSPLAQEEIFGPVLSVLRVGSFDDAISVANDTAYGLSAGIVTRDLGRALDFARRVDSGLVKVNQPTTGMAMNAPFGGLKNSSTQTFKEQAGETMMHFYTVDKTVYVGS
- a CDS encoding TenA family transcriptional regulator is translated as MTELLSRDKFRAALEDAIKGREAKNASFSQAWADGKLERHHFARWAENHYHYVGPFADYLSYVYANTPEPCTDAKDFLLQNMYEEELADIRHTDLLIRFAEACGTTRERIEDPNNMNAVTRGLQAWCYATAMREHFAVATAALVVGLESQVPSIYKKQIVPLREVYGFTEDEIEFFDLHITSDEVHGERGYQIVLDHANTPELQQRSLQFVRWGAEMRFSYTKALYDTYVAPDLVSA
- a CDS encoding Rieske (2Fe-2S) protein; the protein is MSEPNPVEWVLVAELSELGRRKKKQVVVGGTPIALFLVGGRVFALHDVCVHKQRSLSKGTVLHGRIICPGHQWSFDPATGEAADQIECQPTYDVRVANDKIYVNLRPRPGRTDADVAPYTTTAAG